A genomic segment from Aulosira sp. FACHB-615 encodes:
- a CDS encoding DUF2252 domain-containing protein, which translates to MFKVIQTIVVLVIVTLGFASTANAANPRQSWLETEIYQYNHQFATQLPQELATKMQKMSASPFAFYRGTAHIFYRDMQTLPSSAFVNSSTSAIWLEGDMHMQNLGGMRDSNDNNVFDTTDFDEGYLGPYVWDLRRMAVSILLAAKENGLSSADAQDVVRNFLDNYLNKMSDFKGTNDELSYRLDSGNTNGVVKDLIQQAASKSRSSLLNKYTLINSSGNRVFQTTSELQTLSSSTYSSISAAMSSYVASIPSSKRYSNSYYNLKDIRLKLGSGTGSLGRYRYYLLIEGPSSATDDDRILEMKQETSSAVAIAVPGLLPSSVYSSHEGARVTIAAKAMLANTDPLVGYTTVNNLFFMLHEKSPYQEDFDYTLLTTKTKFMDAMGYAGKIVAKNHAISDKDYNDAIVPHSVDKEVTDIVSGNKAAFKNEIVNFAVDYATQVEYDYASFLNALNQGVTLY; encoded by the coding sequence ATGTTTAAAGTAATACAGACAATTGTCGTTTTGGTAATTGTAACTTTAGGGTTTGCATCTACGGCTAATGCGGCAAATCCTCGTCAAAGTTGGTTAGAAACTGAAATCTACCAATACAACCATCAATTTGCAACTCAACTACCTCAAGAATTAGCCACAAAAATGCAGAAAATGTCGGCTAGTCCTTTCGCCTTTTATCGCGGAACTGCTCATATCTTTTATCGTGATATGCAGACATTACCTAGTTCAGCATTTGTTAATTCTTCCACCTCAGCTATTTGGTTAGAAGGTGATATGCACATGCAGAATCTTGGGGGAATGAGAGATAGTAATGATAACAATGTTTTTGATACTACCGATTTTGATGAAGGCTATCTTGGCCCCTACGTTTGGGACTTACGACGTATGGCGGTTTCGATTCTTTTAGCAGCTAAAGAAAATGGCCTTAGTTCTGCTGATGCTCAGGATGTTGTACGGAATTTTCTAGATAATTATCTCAACAAAATGAGCGACTTTAAGGGAACTAACGATGAATTATCTTACCGTTTAGACTCTGGTAATACAAACGGCGTTGTGAAAGATTTAATTCAACAAGCTGCAAGTAAAAGTCGCTCTAGTTTATTAAACAAGTATACGCTGATAAATAGCAGTGGTAATCGCGTTTTTCAGACAACCTCTGAACTGCAAACTTTATCTAGCAGCACCTATTCTAGTATTAGTGCTGCGATGAGTAGTTATGTAGCTTCTATTCCTAGCAGTAAGCGATACAGCAATAGTTATTACAATCTCAAAGATATTCGGTTAAAATTAGGCTCAGGAACTGGTAGTCTTGGTAGATATAGATATTACTTGTTAATTGAAGGCCCTAGTTCTGCAACGGATGACGATCGCATTTTAGAAATGAAGCAAGAAACCAGCAGTGCAGTAGCAATTGCGGTTCCAGGTTTATTACCAAGTTCTGTATATAGTAGTCATGAAGGCGCAAGGGTAACAATTGCCGCAAAAGCAATGTTGGCTAACACTGATCCTTTAGTGGGCTATACTACTGTAAACAATCTCTTCTTTATGCTGCATGAAAAGTCGCCTTACCAGGAAGACTTTGACTATACCTTGCTTACCACCAAAACAAAATTCATGGATGCGATGGGATATGCAGGGAAAATTGTAGCTAAAAACCATGCTATTTCTGATAAGGATTATAATGATGCGATCGTTCCCCATAGCGTGGATAAAGAAGTAACTGATATTGTCAGTGGTAACAAAGCTGCATTTAAAAACGAAATTGTCAACTTTGCTGTAGACTATGCAACTCAAGTTGAATATGACTATGCAAGTTTTTTAAATGCTTTAAACCAAGGAGTAACACTTTACTAA
- a CDS encoding helix-turn-helix domain-containing protein, whose amino-acid sequence MTASNEKDIRKQFGERLRYLRSIRKLSQEDLAHLCGLDRSYIGGVERGERNVSLLNIKKIADALCISPREFFDE is encoded by the coding sequence ATGACAGCATCTAACGAAAAAGATATTAGAAAACAATTTGGTGAACGTCTCCGTTACCTACGAAGTATTCGTAAACTTTCCCAAGAAGACTTGGCACACTTATGTGGCTTAGATAGAAGCTATATCGGAGGTGTTGAGCGTGGGGAAAGGAATGTTAGCCTTCTAAATATTAAGAAAATTGCGGATGCTTTGTGTATTTCACCGAGAGAGTTTTTTGATGAATAG